The sequence GATGACATCCCTGATGATCAGATGGCCCAGGTGACGATGCGCATCGTTCGCAATCAGCATGTGGTGGAAGTGACCGTGCCGGTTCCCAACCTTTTGTTGCGGGCAGAAGTGAGACACCAGGATATGTACGCGGCGATCGATCTGGCTGCAGACAAACTGGAGCGCCAGGTCCGCAAGTACAAGACACGTGTCAATCGCAAGGCACGTCAGGTGGCGGCCGTTCCCAGCACGGCGTTGTTCTCGCGTGGCGAGGAGGAACAGGAGTCACAGCCATATGAAATTGTCCGCACCAAACGGTTTAATCTCAAGCCCATGGATGTGGAAGAAGCGATCCTGCAGATGGATTTGCTCGGGCATGATTTTTTCGTTTT is a genomic window of Bacillus thermozeamaize containing:
- a CDS encoding ribosomal subunit interface protein, coding for MRYIVRGDNVEVTPALQEYAEKKLSRLEKYFDDIPDDQMAQVTMRIVRNQHVVEVTVPVPNLLLRAEVRHQDMYAAIDLAADKLERQVRKYKTRVNRKARQVAAVPSTALFSRGEEEQESQPYEIVRTKRFNLKPMDVEEAILQMDLLGHDFFVFSNAETGQVSVVYKRDDGKYGLIETEA